From Sediminibacterium sp. TEGAF015, a single genomic window includes:
- a CDS encoding glycogen synthase: MEIIHVSAECYPVAKAGGLGDVVGALPKYQCKSGDIAKVIMPMYRTKFLYENDWTVDFKGSANLGNWNFDFTVIKEPTNKLGFDLFLIDINGLLDRQKIYGYDDDAERFTAFQIAVVSWISSWEHKPDVVHCHDHHTSLIPFMMKYCYAFQHLGSVPTVFTIHNGQYQGWMGWDKSIYIPKWDLWKRGMLDWAGNINPLASGVKCADKVTTVSWSYMDELRHNANGLEALFEYEKGKCLGILNGIDNEVWNPETDTYLAHHYSIKTVKKGKEQNKKILCEQFGLDISKPLFVFIGRLVGEKAADILPDAIRTAMHQTQGNACFLILGSGETNIEWELQQMTNHHQGIYNAYIGYNEQLSHLIYAGADFLLMPSRVEPCGLNQMYAMRYGTVPVVRSTGGLQDTVTDMGDSDGFGIRFNNATVEDLAYSIGRGVSVYQDQAHMDKMRKQMMQIDHSWESTVAEYRQVYQNLK; encoded by the coding sequence ATGGAAATTATACATGTTAGTGCAGAGTGTTATCCGGTGGCAAAAGCAGGCGGATTGGGAGATGTGGTAGGTGCTTTGCCTAAATACCAGTGCAAATCAGGAGATATTGCCAAAGTAATTATGCCCATGTATCGCACCAAGTTTCTTTATGAAAACGACTGGACGGTCGATTTCAAGGGTAGTGCCAATTTGGGTAACTGGAATTTTGATTTTACTGTGATTAAAGAGCCGACTAATAAGTTGGGGTTCGACCTGTTTTTAATTGATATCAATGGGCTGCTCGATCGCCAGAAAATATATGGTTACGACGATGATGCAGAACGGTTCACTGCTTTTCAGATAGCGGTAGTTAGCTGGATCAGTAGTTGGGAACATAAGCCTGATGTGGTGCATTGTCATGATCATCATACTTCGCTTATACCCTTCATGATGAAGTATTGTTATGCCTTTCAGCACTTGGGTTCTGTGCCTACCGTTTTTACCATTCATAATGGACAGTACCAGGGATGGATGGGCTGGGATAAAAGCATTTATATACCCAAATGGGATTTATGGAAACGTGGCATGCTCGATTGGGCAGGAAATATTAATCCCCTCGCGTCAGGTGTAAAATGTGCGGATAAAGTTACCACGGTTAGTTGGAGCTATATGGATGAGTTAAGACATAATGCCAATGGGCTAGAAGCTTTGTTTGAATATGAAAAGGGGAAGTGCCTTGGTATATTAAACGGTATTGATAATGAAGTCTGGAATCCGGAAACAGATACCTATTTAGCCCATCATTATTCAATAAAGACAGTAAAAAAAGGAAAAGAACAAAATAAGAAAATACTCTGCGAACAGTTCGGATTGGATATTTCCAAGCCTTTATTTGTGTTCATTGGAAGATTGGTAGGCGAAAAAGCAGCAGATATACTGCCTGATGCCATTAGAACCGCTATGCATCAAACACAGGGTAATGCATGCTTTCTGATATTGGGTAGTGGGGAAACGAATATCGAATGGGAGTTACAGCAGATGACGAATCATCACCAGGGAATATACAATGCCTACATTGGATACAATGAACAGCTAAGTCATCTGATATATGCCGGTGCCGATTTCTTATTAATGCCCAGCAGGGTAGAGCCCTGTGGGTTGAATCAAATGTATGCTATGCGGTATGGAACGGTACCTGTAGTAAGAAGCACAGGGGGCTTACAAGATACGGTAACCGATATGGGCGATTCGGACGGGTTTGGCATTCGATTTAATAATGCTACCGTGGAAGATTTGGCGTATTCTATTGGCAGGGGTGTCTCTGTTTATCAAGATCAGGCGCATATGGACAAAATGCGTAAGCAAATGATGCAAATTGACCATAGTTGGGAGAGTACGGTTGCGGAATACCGACAAGTTTACCAGAATTTAAAATAA
- a CDS encoding glucose-1-phosphate adenylyltransferase: MSTLSKSVLAVILGGGAGTRLFPLTASRSKPAVPIAGKYRLVDIPISNCINSGINRMFVLTQFNSASLNKHIKNTYHFSAFSTGFVDILAAEQTPDNPGWFQGTADAVRQSLRHISNLEYDYILILSGDQLYQMDFGDMMKNHIDSQTDISIATIPVDDRDAPEFGILKTNEQNVITSFIEKPKKDILPEWVSDTGAEMQKQGRNYLASMGIYIFNKKILDKLLNEAHPNATDFGKEIIPDSIENYKVSSFQYDGYWTDIGNIYSFYEANLALTQEIPPFNLFDNTKTVYSRARMLPPAKISGTTLEKTIIAEGSIIHASRIEQSVVGIRSRIGHGTTVVSTYIMGNDYYETIEEMELNTSKGLPKIGIGERCYIKDAIIDKNCRIGNDVRINGGSHLPNTDHPLYTVKDGIVVVKKTAILPDGFVI; this comes from the coding sequence ATGAGTACTTTATCCAAATCAGTTTTGGCTGTGATATTAGGCGGGGGAGCAGGTACCCGACTTTTCCCTTTAACTGCAAGTAGATCAAAACCAGCAGTACCTATTGCAGGTAAATACCGTTTGGTTGATATACCCATTAGCAACTGTATCAATAGTGGAATCAATCGCATGTTTGTTTTAACGCAGTTTAACTCTGCTTCATTAAATAAGCATATAAAAAACACGTATCATTTTAGTGCATTCAGCACTGGATTCGTTGATATTCTTGCAGCGGAGCAGACTCCCGATAACCCTGGATGGTTTCAGGGTACTGCAGATGCGGTAAGACAATCTTTGAGACATATTTCTAATTTAGAGTACGATTATATTCTGATTTTAAGTGGGGATCAATTGTACCAAATGGATTTTGGGGATATGATGAAAAATCATATTGATAGCCAAACCGATATTTCTATTGCAACCATTCCTGTAGACGATCGTGACGCTCCTGAATTTGGGATTTTAAAAACCAATGAGCAGAATGTGATCACTTCCTTTATTGAGAAACCCAAAAAAGATATTCTTCCAGAATGGGTAAGTGATACAGGTGCAGAAATGCAGAAGCAGGGAAGAAATTACCTGGCATCCATGGGTATCTATATTTTCAATAAAAAAATTCTCGATAAATTATTGAATGAAGCACATCCCAATGCTACCGATTTTGGTAAAGAAATTATTCCAGATTCCATTGAGAATTATAAAGTGTCTAGTTTCCAGTATGATGGCTATTGGACAGATATCGGAAATATTTATTCTTTCTATGAAGCGAACCTCGCCTTAACACAGGAAATACCTCCTTTCAATTTATTTGATAATACCAAAACAGTATACAGTCGTGCACGTATGTTGCCACCAGCCAAAATTAGTGGCACCACTTTAGAGAAAACCATTATTGCGGAAGGATCTATTATTCATGCCAGCCGAATTGAACAAAGCGTAGTAGGTATTCGTTCACGCATAGGACATGGCACCACCGTAGTGAGTACTTATATCATGGGTAATGACTATTATGAAACCATTGAAGAAATGGAATTGAACACTAGTAAAGGTCTGCCTAAAATTGGTATTGGAGAACGTTGTTATATCAAGGATGCGATTATAGATAAGAACTGTCGCATTGGTAACGATGTGCGTATCAATGGGGGTAGTCATTTGCCCAATACAGACCATCCTTTATATACCGTAAAAGACGGAATTGTGGTGGTAAAGAAGACCGCTATACTGCCGGATGGATTTGTGATTTAA
- a CDS encoding MFS transporter, whose amino-acid sequence MSTTPKAVLPKLSFWQIWNMCFGFFGIQFGWSLQMGNMSAIYEYLGASPEQIPGLWLAAPMTGLIVQPIIGYMSDRTWHPRLGRRRPYFLIGAILSSLALFIMPNSSAIWMAAGVLWILDSCINISMEPFRAFVADNLDEEQQPMGFAMQSMFIGLASFIAGYLPQKLVQWLGVSREKTAGGIPENIMYSFYIGAAVFLLAVLYTVIKSKEYPPADPDWKKKLDEEGKGFMGGVKEIFSAVANMPDQMKRLALVNFLTWPGLFLMWFYYSTGVATDIFGGRTTDASDLYTQGLEYANTTSAILNLVTFGFSFSLPFWVNKLGKKYTHSLCLVLGGIGLISVKYVTDPSFLYLSMGLVGIAWASILSMPYSMLAGCIPPAKMGIYMGIFNFFIVLPEIIASLFFGEVMENVLHNDRLLAVQVGGGLLLAAAIVCALVVKENKTK is encoded by the coding sequence ATGTCTACTACCCCTAAAGCGGTACTGCCTAAACTTAGTTTCTGGCAGATCTGGAATATGTGCTTTGGTTTTTTCGGTATTCAGTTCGGCTGGAGTTTACAGATGGGGAATATGAGTGCCATTTATGAATACCTGGGTGCAAGTCCTGAACAGATTCCAGGTCTCTGGTTGGCTGCTCCTATGACAGGTTTGATTGTTCAACCAATTATTGGTTATATGAGTGATAGAACCTGGCACCCAAGGTTAGGAAGAAGAAGGCCCTATTTTTTAATTGGAGCAATACTTAGTTCACTTGCGCTGTTTATCATGCCCAATTCATCTGCAATATGGATGGCAGCAGGAGTATTGTGGATTTTGGATTCCTGTATCAATATTAGCATGGAGCCCTTTCGTGCATTTGTGGCAGATAATTTAGACGAGGAACAACAGCCAATGGGTTTTGCCATGCAAAGCATGTTTATAGGTCTTGCTTCTTTTATTGCCGGTTACTTACCTCAGAAGCTGGTGCAGTGGCTGGGCGTTTCCAGAGAAAAAACTGCCGGAGGTATTCCAGAAAACATCATGTACTCTTTTTACATTGGTGCAGCAGTTTTTCTACTGGCCGTTTTATATACGGTAATTAAGAGCAAAGAATATCCACCTGCGGATCCTGATTGGAAAAAGAAACTGGATGAGGAAGGAAAAGGGTTTATGGGTGGTGTGAAAGAAATTTTTAGTGCAGTAGCCAATATGCCAGACCAGATGAAGCGCCTTGCTTTGGTTAATTTTTTAACCTGGCCGGGATTGTTTCTCATGTGGTTTTATTACAGTACGGGAGTGGCCACAGATATATTTGGGGGGAGAACAACTGATGCAAGTGATTTATACACCCAGGGTTTAGAGTACGCCAATACCACTTCTGCCATTTTGAACTTGGTTACTTTTGGATTTTCATTCTCCTTGCCTTTTTGGGTGAATAAACTGGGAAAAAAATATACGCATTCTCTTTGTTTGGTGTTGGGAGGTATTGGATTGATTTCGGTTAAATATGTAACTGATCCTTCATTTCTTTATTTGTCCATGGGCTTAGTGGGAATTGCCTGGGCCTCTATTTTATCGATGCCTTATTCTATGTTGGCGGGTTGCATTCCTCCAGCTAAAATGGGGATTTACATGGGTATTTTTAACTTCTTTATTGTGCTGCCAGAAATTATTGCTTCCTTATTTTTTGGAGAAGTAATGGAAAATGTTTTGCATAATGATCGATTATTAGCAGTGCAAGTAGGAGGGGGATTATTATTGGCTGCTGCCATAGTATGTGCACTAGTGGTTAAAGAAAATAAAACGAAATAA
- a CDS encoding alpha-amylase family glycosyl hydrolase, whose translation MRKKIKTAIGGILFVFSFMQLQAQTNGNNTIQLFPTNWFTGMKWNKVQLLVRNTNASFDNVSVTTQYPGVSITKLHSFENKKYLAIDLTIQPSAKPGKVQLQLNGGSSKTSVTWELKARRKGMGTSYANGVTAKDFIYLLMPDRFSNGNPANDKVVGYHDTIVNRKDPIKRHGGDLEGVANQLDYLKELGVTAIWMTPVIENDMPLQSEQAGMMAGYHGYWFTNHYAIDKRLGGEKAYKNLIDAAHAKGIKIIQDAVYNHIGNEHWMYKDAPDKDWINQWATYTNTNHRDEAIFDPMGNATDKKVMLDGWFVPHLPDINQRNPFVSNYLIQHALWTVEEFGIDGWRVDTYKYCDEAFMNKVNTALEKDFPTISIFGEAVANTVAGSAYFTRNNMNAAFKHNAPGTTDFPLSYAMMDALNQPFGWTQGVNKLYMTLSQDLLYQAPEKNCIFLDNHDMERFVSMIGEDMNKYKMGMNLLFTLRGIPQLYYGTELWMKNFKDPNDGMVRLDFPGGFPNDLSKHPLAGGLTPTENAAYQYVKALANFRKKNTALQTGKMMQYLPKDGLYVYFRYDENSTIMVVLNASSKSNTLEWKQYTEKTKGFSQAYDVLSGEMLTDKKLLAPMESRVVLLSK comes from the coding sequence ATGCGTAAGAAAATTAAAACTGCCATTGGGGGAATTCTTTTTGTTTTCTCTTTTATGCAATTGCAAGCCCAAACAAATGGCAACAACACCATTCAGTTGTTTCCTACGAATTGGTTTACTGGAATGAAATGGAATAAAGTGCAGCTGTTGGTGCGCAATACCAATGCTTCTTTTGACAATGTTTCTGTAACCACCCAATATCCTGGAGTAAGCATCACTAAACTTCATTCCTTCGAAAATAAAAAATACCTGGCGATTGATTTGACCATTCAGCCATCAGCCAAACCCGGCAAAGTGCAATTGCAATTGAATGGCGGCAGTTCTAAAACAAGTGTAACTTGGGAACTGAAGGCCCGCAGAAAAGGAATGGGCACTTCTTATGCCAACGGGGTTACGGCAAAGGATTTTATTTATTTATTGATGCCAGATAGATTTAGCAATGGGAATCCGGCCAATGATAAAGTAGTTGGTTATCATGATACAATTGTGAATAGGAAGGATCCTATCAAAAGACATGGTGGAGACTTGGAGGGAGTTGCCAATCAACTGGACTATCTAAAAGAATTGGGCGTAACTGCCATCTGGATGACACCTGTTATTGAAAATGATATGCCATTGCAAAGTGAGCAAGCTGGTATGATGGCAGGTTATCACGGATATTGGTTTACCAATCACTATGCCATTGATAAAAGACTAGGTGGAGAAAAAGCGTACAAGAATTTAATTGATGCTGCGCATGCAAAAGGAATTAAAATTATTCAAGACGCAGTGTATAATCATATAGGGAATGAGCATTGGATGTATAAGGATGCTCCTGATAAAGACTGGATTAATCAGTGGGCAACTTACACCAATACCAACCATCGCGACGAAGCCATATTTGATCCGATGGGTAATGCAACAGATAAGAAAGTGATGCTAGACGGATGGTTTGTGCCACACCTGCCTGATATCAATCAGCGTAATCCCTTTGTGTCAAACTATTTAATTCAACATGCATTGTGGACAGTGGAAGAGTTTGGTATTGACGGTTGGCGGGTAGACACCTACAAATACTGCGATGAGGCTTTCATGAATAAAGTGAACACTGCTTTGGAAAAAGATTTCCCAACCATCAGCATTTTTGGTGAAGCGGTGGCTAATACCGTAGCAGGAAGTGCCTACTTCACCAGGAATAATATGAATGCAGCTTTTAAACACAATGCACCTGGAACAACCGATTTCCCCTTGAGTTATGCCATGATGGATGCGCTGAATCAACCTTTTGGCTGGACGCAAGGAGTGAATAAATTGTATATGACTTTGTCACAGGATTTATTGTATCAGGCTCCTGAAAAGAACTGTATTTTTCTCGACAACCACGATATGGAAAGATTTGTTTCCATGATAGGGGAAGACATGAACAAATACAAAATGGGCATGAATCTCTTGTTTACCTTAAGAGGTATCCCTCAATTGTATTATGGTACTGAATTGTGGATGAAAAATTTTAAAGATCCCAATGATGGAATGGTCCGTCTGGATTTTCCTGGCGGGTTCCCGAATGACCTGAGCAAGCACCCACTTGCCGGCGGTCTTACTCCCACCGAAAACGCTGCCTATCAGTATGTGAAAGCCCTGGCCAATTTCCGAAAGAAAAATACGGCTTTGCAAACAGGCAAAATGATGCAGTATTTGCCAAAAGATGGCTTATATGTTTATTTCAGGTATGATGAAAATTCAACAATAATGGTGGTATTGAATGCTTCCTCCAAATCGAACACACTGGAATGGAAGCAGTATACGGAAAAAACCAAAGGATTTAGTCAGGCATATGATGTATTATCAGGCGAAATGTTGACAGATAAGAAGTTATTGGCTCCCATGGAATCCAGGGTAGTTTTATTATCAAAATAA
- a CDS encoding Crp/Fnr family transcriptional regulator codes for MKNNGSIETGCLHCNVRLSSVFNVLDTEQTQELCSHKSCAVYKKGQYVFTENGLPNGLFCINSGKIKLTTTGYDGKEQILRLVKSGDILGYRALLSNERYHCSAVTLEDASICIIDKKYFFDALASSPKLMFEVVKKMSQDLKVAEDHIVSLSQKNVRERMAEALLFLKATYGFEEDNQTLNVSLSREEIADYVGTSTESCIRLLSEFNTDKLIQLKGKKISILNLQKLIQTANIED; via the coding sequence ATGAAGAATAACGGATCCATTGAAACAGGTTGTTTACATTGTAATGTTCGTTTAAGCTCTGTTTTCAATGTTTTGGATACGGAACAAACGCAGGAACTCTGTTCACATAAATCTTGCGCTGTTTACAAGAAAGGTCAGTATGTATTTACCGAGAATGGACTTCCTAATGGACTGTTTTGCATTAACAGTGGTAAAATAAAGTTAACCACTACCGGTTATGATGGTAAGGAGCAAATATTGCGCCTAGTAAAGTCGGGAGATATTTTGGGCTATCGTGCCTTGCTTTCCAACGAACGCTATCACTGTTCAGCAGTTACACTGGAAGATGCTTCCATCTGCATAATTGATAAAAAATACTTTTTTGATGCACTGGCGTCATCTCCTAAACTCATGTTTGAAGTAGTAAAGAAGATGAGTCAAGATCTTAAAGTTGCGGAAGACCATATTGTTTCGCTTTCACAGAAAAATGTAAGAGAGCGAATGGCGGAAGCCCTCTTGTTTTTGAAAGCTACCTATGGATTTGAGGAGGACAATCAAACGCTGAATGTGAGTTTGAGCAGGGAAGAAATTGCCGATTATGTGGGAACATCCACTGAATCTTGTATCAGGCTATTGTCCGAGTTTAACACCGACAAGCTGATTCAGTTAAAAGGAAAGAAAATTAGCATTCTTAATTTACAAAAGCTTATCCAGACAGCCAATATTGAGGACTAA
- a CDS encoding heavy metal translocating P-type ATPase, translating to MLNKTLESTKCFHCGDACVGEPVVFDDKSFCCKGCSSVYQILNKSNLCEYYNLHDASGVKMSEASDPKKFAFLDNPQIAANYIVFSKPAQIAVQFYLPQIHCSSCIWLLENLQKVHEGIYFSTVHFPTKELTVYLDPEKISIRATAELLASVGYEPYITLNDGQEAKREQKIVARTAMIKIGIAGFCFANIMMLSFPEYLGLETITRDGLNANVFRYVNLLLALPVLLYSGAEFFINSVFSFKQRRLNIDAPIALALAVTFGRSVYEILSGTGGGYLDSMSGIIFFMLLGRSFQTKTFADLSFNRDFTSYFPVAVCLLDKEGNETFVPVQEVKPDDTIRIRNNEVIPVDGMHIKGKAEIDYSFVTGENEPVTLAIGDLIYAGGKQMTGAIDVLVVKPFSQNSFTKLWNNDAFKKSDKNDYSFTTVISNYFSVVVLSVAFSSFIFWYGTNLDYAWQSMTAVLIVACPCALLITATFTEGFVLNIFSKHGLFLKNALVLQNIAKINQVVFDKTGTLTYPHASTVQYEGKPLNALDKEVIGAMAAQSMHPLSKAIAKELSAGQRLIAHIKEVPGAGIEAWENETHYKLGSAVFVGKAHEDANGSEVWVSVDGSVLGKFVIQNVLRAHVERLIQELPYPVTVLSGDNNRSEAYLKQHLQRSVQYLFNQTPQEKLQYIDYLRKAGKEVMMVGDGLNDAGALSKSNVGIAVVDNTIQFSPASDAIMLSEKLPLLDQYIRAAKWSKNLIKTTFIISTLYNVVGLYFSVTAQMSPLVAAILMPSSTFTIVMTTMLGSALIEKLCFQPILNPKNVKA from the coding sequence ATGTTGAATAAGACCTTAGAATCCACCAAATGCTTTCACTGCGGTGACGCTTGTGTTGGTGAGCCTGTGGTTTTTGACGACAAATCTTTTTGCTGTAAAGGGTGTAGCTCTGTGTATCAGATTCTGAATAAAAGCAATCTTTGCGAGTATTACAATCTGCACGATGCTTCTGGTGTAAAAATGAGTGAAGCAAGTGACCCTAAAAAGTTTGCTTTTCTCGACAATCCACAAATTGCAGCCAATTATATTGTTTTTTCGAAGCCAGCCCAGATTGCTGTACAATTCTATTTGCCTCAGATTCATTGCAGTTCCTGCATCTGGTTATTGGAAAATTTGCAGAAAGTACACGAGGGTATCTATTTTTCAACCGTTCATTTTCCAACCAAAGAATTAACGGTGTATCTGGATCCTGAAAAAATTAGTATCCGGGCTACAGCTGAGTTGTTGGCGTCGGTTGGATATGAACCCTATATTACATTAAACGATGGTCAGGAAGCCAAACGCGAACAGAAAATAGTAGCCCGAACAGCCATGATTAAAATTGGTATTGCCGGATTCTGCTTTGCGAATATTATGATGTTGAGCTTTCCTGAATATTTAGGATTGGAAACCATTACAAGGGATGGATTGAATGCCAATGTATTCCGTTATGTAAATCTTTTACTGGCTTTACCCGTTTTATTGTACAGCGGCGCTGAATTTTTTATCAATTCTGTGTTTAGCTTCAAACAAAGAAGACTGAATATAGACGCGCCCATTGCCTTAGCTCTTGCAGTAACTTTTGGTAGAAGTGTCTATGAAATATTATCAGGAACTGGGGGAGGATATTTAGACAGTATGTCTGGCATTATCTTCTTTATGTTATTAGGAAGATCATTCCAGACCAAAACATTTGCAGATCTCTCTTTCAACAGAGATTTTACTTCCTATTTTCCCGTAGCTGTTTGTTTGCTGGATAAAGAAGGAAATGAAACTTTTGTACCTGTTCAGGAAGTAAAACCAGATGATACGATCCGAATCCGCAACAACGAAGTCATACCTGTAGATGGTATGCATATTAAAGGTAAAGCTGAAATTGATTACAGTTTTGTTACTGGAGAAAATGAACCTGTTACATTGGCTATCGGAGATTTAATTTACGCTGGAGGTAAGCAAATGACAGGGGCGATAGATGTATTGGTAGTAAAGCCGTTTTCTCAAAATAGTTTTACCAAGCTTTGGAATAATGACGCCTTTAAAAAGTCGGATAAAAACGATTATTCTTTTACTACCGTTATCAGCAATTATTTTTCTGTAGTTGTGTTATCAGTAGCATTCAGCAGTTTTATTTTCTGGTATGGTACTAATTTAGATTATGCCTGGCAGTCTATGACAGCCGTATTAATTGTTGCTTGTCCCTGTGCTTTATTAATCACAGCAACTTTTACTGAAGGATTTGTACTTAATATTTTCAGCAAGCATGGTTTGTTCTTAAAAAATGCGCTGGTATTGCAGAATATTGCCAAAATTAATCAGGTAGTATTTGATAAAACAGGCACACTCACTTATCCTCATGCATCTACTGTACAGTATGAAGGGAAGCCTTTGAATGCTCTAGATAAGGAAGTAATTGGTGCGATGGCTGCTCAGTCGATGCATCCGCTTAGTAAAGCCATTGCTAAAGAATTAAGTGCTGGTCAAAGACTGATTGCTCATATAAAAGAAGTTCCTGGTGCGGGTATTGAAGCCTGGGAAAATGAAACGCATTACAAATTAGGTTCTGCTGTTTTTGTAGGTAAGGCACATGAAGATGCGAATGGATCTGAAGTCTGGGTATCAGTAGATGGTTCAGTACTCGGAAAATTTGTGATTCAAAATGTATTGCGTGCACATGTAGAAAGACTTATTCAGGAACTGCCTTACCCAGTTACGGTATTAAGCGGTGATAACAATAGATCCGAAGCATATTTAAAACAGCATTTGCAAAGATCGGTTCAGTATTTATTTAATCAGACACCACAGGAAAAGCTTCAGTACATTGATTATCTGAGAAAAGCCGGGAAGGAAGTAATGATGGTAGGGGATGGATTAAATGATGCAGGAGCTTTGAGTAAAAGCAATGTTGGTATTGCGGTTGTAGATAACACCATACAGTTTTCTCCTGCCAGCGATGCTATTATGTTATCTGAAAAATTACCATTGCTGGATCAATATATCCGCGCAGCCAAATGGTCAAAAAATCTCATAAAAACCACTTTTATTATTTCGACTTTATACAATGTAGTTGGCTTGTATTTTTCTGTAACAGCACAGATGTCTCCATTGGTGGCTGCTATTTTAATGCCTTCCAGCACTTTCACTATTGTAATGACTACTATGCTGGGCTCTGCCTTGATAGAGAAATTGTGTTTTCAACCTATTCTGAATCCTAAAAATGTAAAAGCATGA
- the ccoS gene encoding cbb3-type cytochrome oxidase assembly protein CcoS — MSIIIMLLIISLLVATGFLIAFVWGSKTGQFDDSFTPANKIFFDQTHQPTENK; from the coding sequence ATGAGTATAATTATAATGTTATTAATCATCAGTTTACTGGTAGCAACTGGATTTTTGATTGCTTTTGTCTGGGGTTCAAAAACAGGACAATTTGATGATTCTTTTACGCCCGCTAATAAAATATTTTTTGATCAAACCCATCAACCAACAGAGAATAAATAA